Proteins found in one Zea mays cultivar B73 chromosome 1, Zm-B73-REFERENCE-NAM-5.0, whole genome shotgun sequence genomic segment:
- the LOC100284347 gene encoding catalytic/ oxidoreductase, acting on NADH or NADPH translates to MAAAAPTRAEVLSLFRSLLRTAKQFSDYNIREYTRRRAADAFRENSALSDAPSAAALFAVGKQQLEVAKRQAVIYSIYAPKAKSVMELKVQ, encoded by the coding sequence ATGGCAGCGGCGGCCCCGACGAGGGCAGAGGTGCTGTCGCTTTTCCGGTCCTTACTCCGCACGGCGAAGCAGTTCTCGGACTACAACATCCGCGAGTACACACGCCGACGCGCCGCGGACGCCTTCCGCGAAAACAGCGCcctctccgacgcgccgtccgccgCCGCCTTGTTTGCGGTGGGGAAGCAGCAGCTAGAGGTTGCGAAGCGACAAGCGGTGATTTACTCAATCTACGCCCCCAAGGCCAAGAGCGTGATGGAGTTGAAGGTGCAGTGA
- the LOC100272449 gene encoding uncharacterized protein LOC100272449 has protein sequence MGFIHRGTSKQISKVKTLLGLALSRLTAARRPRLARRSISRSDVGQLLGLSHLDRALHRAEQLIEEDNMLEAFNIIELHCNCLIEHAKQLDKPNECGEDIREAAAGIIFAAGRCSDLPELLFARTILANKFGDDFATMAKEGTGVVDPMLVWKLSGNKTNMEVKKKVVKEIAAENNVSVDFSELQEVVEQDGSGNDPHHH, from the exons ATGGGCTTCATCCACAGGGGGACCTCCAAGCAGATCAGCAAGGTTAAGACCCTTCTAGGGCTTGCCTTGTCCCGCCTTACCGCTGCCCGCCGTCCCCGCCTCGCTCGCAGGTCGATTTCCCGCAGCGATGTGGGACAGCTGCTAGGGCTCAGCCACCTCGATCGCGCTCTCCACCGT GCAGAGCAGCTCATAGAGGAGGATAACATGCTGGAGGCATTCAACATAATAGAGCTACACTGCAATTGCCTCATCGAGCACGCAAAGCAGTTAGACAAGCCCAA TGAATGCGGCGAGGACATTCGGGAGGCAGCCGCCGGGATCATATTTGCAGCCGGGAGGTGCAGCGATCTTCCAGAGCTGCTGTTTGCACGCACTATACTGGCAAATAAGTTTGGAGACGACTTCGCAACGATGGCAAAGGAGGGCACTGGCGTCGTCGACCCCATG TTGGTCTGGAAGCTATCTGGCAACAAAACAAACATGGAGGTCAAGAAAAAGGTGGTGAAAGAGATTGCTGCCGAGAACAATGTGTCGGTGGACTTCTCTGAGCTCCAAGAAGTGGTTGAGCAGGATGGCAGCGGCAACGATCCGCACCATCATTAG
- the LOC100272798 gene encoding uncharacterized protein LOC100272798, giving the protein MGLFGKSTSKQTAKLKSLVKLAAARLAVVRRPRLGRRSIARSDVGQLLSIGHLDRALVRAEQVIEEDNMLEALDVIELYCKILVEQTAQLEKPKECSEEIKEAAAGLMFASARCGELPELLDARAILADKFGRDFARAAKEGAHGVVDPTLVRKLSGERASVEQTRRLAKEIAAENDILLEFPESPVGIHKDGRTTSQVNSQRAGEETKNAPARTFVEESAVKTGRREGERNSVNGKVNPSLAQLSLDEKVLRESKKYPDARMAAEAAFASAKFAAMAARAAVELSRSESHGKGSTGGGYDKVPSVRTTAATEQGTAPPLSRPHKSPSPSPSWSDRSTATSVGSDAAHKGKEVVFDQSDEELDDVVWPPPQRRPSYRRTASTVGTVHASARDTGTPAAQLARPQHRRHATELSAGNAHAPGLHDALAGQRRQHVTPPYRRASTASTGRNSDAAALDDGGAYESSPYVQPPYSRMASALERSNGHIARHEEVRRMGTDARALQERVYGAAAPGQGHGPLDPERRTTSVRTRR; this is encoded by the exons ATGGGCCTCTTCGGCAAGAGCACCTCCAAGCAGACCGCCAAGCTCAAGTCCCTGGTCAAGCTCGCCGCGGCGCGCCTCGCCGTCGTCCGCCGGCCGCGCCTCGGCCGCCGGTCCATCGCCCGTAGCGACGTCGGGCAGCTCCTCTCTATCGGCCATCTCGACCGCGCGCTCGTCCGC GCGGAGCAGGTGATCGAGGAGGACAACATGCTGGAGGCGCTGGACGTCATCGAGCTCTACTGCAAAATCCTCGTCGAGCAGACCGCGCAGCTGGAGAAACCCAA GGAATGCAGCGAGGAGATCAAGGAGGCGGCTGCGGGGCTGATGTTCGCGTCCGCGCGGTGCGGCGAGCTGCCGGAGCTTCTGGACGCGCGCGCCATCCTTGCAGACAAGTTCGGCCGAGACTTCGCCAGGGCGGCCAAGGAGGGCGCCCACGGCGTCGTCGACCCCACG TTGGTGCGGAAGTTGTCCGGCGAGAGGGCGAGCGTGGAGCAGACGAGGAGGTTGGCGAAGGAGATCGCCGCCGAGAACGACATCTTGCTGGAGTTCCCTGAGAGCCCAGTAGGGATTCACAAAGATGGTCGCACGACCTCGCAGGTCAACAGTCAGAGAGCAGGAGAGGAAACTAAGAATGCACCGGCCAGAACATTTGTCGAGGAGAGTGCAGTCAAGACGGGTCGCCGTGAG GGGGAGCGGAATTCTGTTAACGGCAAGGTGAACCCGAGCCTTGCTCAGCTGAGCCTGGATGAGAAGGTGTTGAGGGAGTCCAAGAAGTACCCCGACGCAAGGATGGCGGCGGAGGCAGCCTTCGCGTCCGCGAAGTTCGCCGCGATGGCCGCCCGGGCTGCCGTCGAGCTGTCTCGGTCGGAGTCCCATGGGAAGGGATCGACGGGCGGTGGCTACGACAAGGTGCCCTCCGTGCGGACGACCGCGGCAACGGAGCAGGGGACGGCGCCGCCGCTGTCGAGACCGCACaagtcgccgtcgccgtcgccctcgTGGAGCGACAGGAGCACGGCGACCTCGGTCGGGTCGGACGCTGCACACAAGGGGAAGGAGGTCGTGTTCGACCAGAGCGACGAGGAGCTGGATGACGTCGTCTGGCCTCCGCCGCAGCGCCGGCCATCCTACCGGAGGACGGCCTCCACGGTGGGCACAGTACATGCGTCGGCCCGTGACACGGGCACGCCGGCTGCACAGCTGGCGCGCCCGCAGCACAGGCGTCACGCCACGGAGTTATCCGCCGGTAACGCTCATGCGCCCGGCCTCCACGACGCCCTGGCAGGCCAGCGCAGGCAGCACGTGACCCCGCCGTACAGGAGGGCCTCAACGGCCAGCACGGGCAGAAACAGCGACGCTGCGGCGCTGGACGACGGCGGCGCGTACGAGAGCTCGCCGTACGTGCAGCCGCCGTACTCGAGGATGGCGTCGGCGCTGGAGCGCAGCAACGGGCACATCGCGCGGCACGAGGAGGTGCGCAGGATGGGCACGGACGCGCGGGCGCTCCAGGAGCGGGTGTACGGCGCGGCGGCGCCAGGGCAGGGGCACGGCCCGCTGGACCCGGAGAGGAGGACCACCTCGGTGCGCACGCGGAGATGA